A window of Xiphophorus hellerii strain 12219 chromosome 19, Xiphophorus_hellerii-4.1, whole genome shotgun sequence contains these coding sequences:
- the LOC116708787 gene encoding translation initiation factor IF-2-like, which translates to MSDFTGRPAAISSQVLSTLFDRAVSEDPNIVLESEFISDLANTQETYQNHTALNNTIDNRENPRKNRLSLNKKRTDSEAIRSSQLVNTALTPSGSVQTGVHSITRDEDVILISSESEDEPVADLPSGQRFDFISVTPPPTPRQAARARPDIEQRAEPEPEAEPEPEPEAEPEPEALPERPTNSHHPSSGLRGWERKRRAHNLQFRTVLLDGLITESFMLLDRPPTDRGRRRQALARNREQVKILLQASRTVLHNLSSDAKVIVK; encoded by the exons ATGTCCGACTTTACAGGAAGACCTGCAGCTATAAGTTCTCAGGTTCTGTCCACGTTGTTCGATC ggGCAGTCTCAGAAGATCCAAACATTGTCTTAGAGTCGGAATTTATAAGCG ATCTTGCCAATACTCAGGAGACAtaccagaaccacacagcattaAACAATACAATTG ATAACCGGGAGAATCCTAGGAAGAACCGCTTgtcattgaataaaaaaagaactgactCTGAAGCTATCAGATCATCACAGCTGGTGAATACGGCTCTGACACCATCCGGTTCTGTTCAGACAGGAGTACaca GCATAACCCGTGATGAAGACGTAATTCTCATCTCGTCTGAATCGGAAGACGAACCTGTGGCAGACCTGCCTTCAGGGCAGAGATTTGATTTCATCTCCGTCACGCCTCCTCCCACACCACGGCAGGCTGCCAGGGCAAGGCCAGACATCGAAcagagagcagaaccagaacctgaagcggaaccggaaccagaacctgaagcggaaccggaaccagaagCGCTACCTGAGAGGCCTACTAATTCTCACCACCCAT CTTCCGGACTCAGGGGctgggagaggaagaggagagcacATAATCTCCAATTCAGAACCGTTTTATTAGATGGATTGATTACag AATCTTTCATGCTGCTGGACAGACCTCCTACGGACAGAGGACGACGACGACAAGCTCTGGCTCGCAACCGAGAACAAGTTAAAATCCTGCTACAAGCCAGCAGAACAGTGTTGCATAATCTTTCCTCCGATGCAAAGGTGATTGTGAAATGA
- the LOC116708786 gene encoding uncharacterized protein LOC116708786, which produces MEDTHPWGRYIDFYFELGLEYKHIKSVLDSRHGFSISERHLKRVFRARGLIRRKSFSDLAVLVEFINNQLQSSGQLHGYRWMYAKCREHGLRVRKEDVRFVLKELDPQGVALRQARRLRRRNYFSKGPNFIWHMDSYDKLKPYGICINASIDGFSRKIIWLNAYTTSSNPKVIGGYYIEAVQRLNGCPRVVRGDLGTENGHVRSFQRFLVPTEPNETLDSYLEGASTANQRIEYWWRFLRNQCVEFWLSLFGDIRDNGYFDGGFLDKNLLQFCCMGIIQDELDDTAQVWNAHSIRPSNNRNVPSGRPNVMYALPELYRTRDFLCLVEEEHVEVCKNECISRLTKPCDPDVFDLCNILMAESHLTLPTDAYQALNLYMHLREAIIASL; this is translated from the exons ATGGAGGACACCCACCCATGGGGTagatatatagatttttatttcgaGCTTGGGCTTGAgtataaacacattaaatcagTGCTTGACAGCAGACATGGATTTAGTATTAGTGAGAGACATCTGAAGAGAGTTTTCAGAGCGCGGGGACTCATTCGGCGCAAGTCCTTTTCCGACTTGGCAGTTTTGGTAGAATTCATTAATAACCAGCTACAGTCCTCTGGACAGCTTCACGGTTACCGATGGATGTACGCTAAATGCAGAGAGCATGGACTTCGTGTGAGAAAAGAAGATGTGCGCTTTGTGTTGAAGGAATTGGATCCCCAAGGGGTGGCACTGAGGCAGGCAAGACGTCTCAGACGGAGAAATTACTTTTCAAAGGGACCAAACTTCATCTGGCACATGGACTCCTACGACAAACTTAAACCATATGGAATATGCATCAACGCAAGTATTGATGggttttcaagaaaaataatctggcTTAATGCTTACACAACAAGTAGTAATCCAAAGGTGATCGGGGGGTATTACATCGAAGCGGTGCAGCGTTTAAATGGCTGCCCTAGAGTTGTACGTGGTGATCTTGGAACCGAAAATGGCCATGTGAGAAGTTTCCAGCGTTTCCTTGTACCAACGGAACCAAACGAGACCCTTGACAGTTACCTGGAAGGAGCAAGTACAGCTAATCAAAGAATTGAATATTGGTGGCGTTTCCTTCGTAACCAGTGTGTGGAGTTCTGGTTGTCCCTTTTTGGAGACATCAGAGACAACGGTTACTTTGATGGTGGATTTTTAGACAAAAACCTTCTTCAGTTTTGCTGCATGGGGATCATACAG GATGAGCTGGATGATACTGCCCAGGTTTGGAATGCACACTCCATCAGGCCAtcaaacaacagaaatgtcCCCAGTGGTCGACCCAATGTGATGTATGCATTACCTGAGCTCTACAGGACAAGAGACTTTCTTTGCCTTGTTGAAGAGGAACATGTTGAAGTATGCAAAAATGAGTGCATTTCTCGACTGACCAAACCATGTGATCCAGATGTCTTTGACCTCTGCAACATCCTTATGGCAGAGTCCCATCTCACCTTACCCACAGACGCTTACCAGGCTTTGAACTTGTATATGCATCTAAGAGAGGCAATCATTGCATCACTTTAA
- the LOC116708785 gene encoding uncharacterized protein LOC116708785 isoform X1, which translates to MNVLTDLAIDARSIAERNDFVQLELVWGDISHHINISVTDNDAILPAFEEFLDELVQSNAELPSESNLELILQIVKNPTGGSKRKAERTLECELINKKRRHLYIVENTGNKLCFATSLAHIAHPEFTDKQALEQGRKWQHQAGLTDQTAVTFSDVAKFENILQRKIVVFHRTSKDRALSKFETDFQNRSNPCFLLLHNNHFYGIRNLAGFTGSRYICRFCYGGHNNSNTHHCQGYCGVCSCYSCTQLQYNPVHCDDCNRICRNSTCFDRHKEPRNRPHAEMLVSDCETIKFCSTCKRLYRVPMNKEKTLHICESKCVICGEKNLPPGTDVTLNDHQCYIQTSTTDDKLHDKLVFYDFETFVDQSGVHKPFLVCSKTVKGVEWHAYGLDCAQQFLLHFRRPMFKGHTFIAHNARGFDSYLLLNSMVQLGIKPFLIMQGGKVLCFTDPDYKLKFIDSLSFLTMKLSAMPKALGFHDRSKGYFPHEFSAEEHLKYVGVFPPLDSYGVKLMNPDERQKITDWYGEASKGIFDFEKESLHYCKNDVDILFQGCVKFREEFFKETNVDPFKNITIASACMQVFVTNFLPEKSLAIPSAVDYRRGSKTFSNASIQWLEWKMDSENLQIEHALNSGERKIGPYFVDGFAVISGLATVFSFKGHISVCLKHRGQA; encoded by the coding sequence ATGAATGTTTTAACTGATCTGGCAATTGATGCAAGATCAATAGCTGAACGTAATGACTTTGTACAGTTAGAATTAGTGTGGGGTGATATTTCTCATCACATAAATATCTCTGTTACTGATAACGACGCAATCCTGCCTGCATTTGAAGAATTTTTAGATGAGCTCGTTCAATCTAATGCAGAGCTGCCCTCAGAAAGTAATTTGGAGCTGATTCTTCAGATAGTCAAGAATCCTACAGGAGGTTCAAAACGCAAGGCTGAAAGAACATTGGAATGTGAATTGATTAATAAGAAGAGGCGTCACCTGTATATTGTagaaaatacaggaaataaattgtgttttgctaCCAGCCTGGCACATATAGCTCACCCTGAATTTACAGATAAACAAGCTCTTGAACAGGGAAGAAAGTGGCAGCATCAGGCAGGTCTAACTGATCAGACAGCGGTTACATTCAGCGACGTcgcaaagtttgaaaacattctacaaagaaaaattgtagTGTTTCATCGAACCTCAAAAGATAGGGCTTTATCTAAATTTGAAACAGATTTCCAAAATCGTTCAAATCCctgctttctcctcctccataATAATCACTTCTATGGCATTAGGAATCTTGCAGGTTTTACCGGGTCGAGatatatttgcagattttgttaCGGCGGTCATAATAATTCTAACACCCATCATTGCCAAGGTTACTGTGGTGTCTGCAGTTGTTACAGTTGCACACAACTGCAGTACAATCCAGTACATTGCGATGACTGTAACAGAATATGTCGAAACTCTACATGCTTCGATAGGCACAAAGAACCTCGCAACAGACCTCATGCTGAAATGCTTGTAAGTGATTGCGAGACGATCAAATTTTGTTCTACGTGTAAAAGGTTGTATCGCGTTCCTATgaacaaagagaaaactttACACATATGTGAATCAAAATGTGTCATCTGCggtgaaaaaaatctacctCCTGGTACAGATGTAACTCTTAACGATCATCAATGCTACATTCAAACCAGTACTACTGATGACAAACTTCATGACAAACTTGTGTTTTACGATTTTGAAACCTTTGTAGATCAGAGCGGCGTACATAAACCCTTTCTAGTCTGTTCAAAAACTGTGAAAGGTGTTGAATGGCACGCTTATGGCCTGGATTGTGCACAGCAATTCCTTCTTCATTTTCGAAGACCAATGTTTAAGGGACACACCTTCATCGCACATAATGCACGTGGGTTTGATAGTTATTTATTGCTTAACTCTATGGTGCAGTTAGGTATCAAGCCTTTTCTAATCATGCAAGGAGGAAAAGTTCTTTGTTTTACAGACCCCGATTACAAATTGAAATTCATTGATAGCCTGTCATTTCTGACTATGAAACTGAGTGCCATGCCGAAAGCACTGGGCTTCCATGACCGCTCGAAAGGATATTTTCCCCACGAATTTTCCGCTGAAGAGCATCTCAAGTATGTGGGTGTGTTTCCTCCTTTAGATTCGTACGGCGTCAAACTTATGAATCCTGATGAGAGGCAGAAAATTACTGATTGGTACGGTGAAGCATCCAAAGGCATTTTTGACTTTGAGAAAGAATCCCTGCATTATTGCAAAAATGATGTGGACATTCTTTTTCAAGGTTGTGTTAAATTCAGAGAGGAGTTTTTTAAGGAGACAAATGTGGATCCCTTTAAGAACATCACAATTGCTTCTGCATGCATGCAGGTTTTTGTGACCAATTTTCTTCCAGAGAAATCCTTGGCGATCCCATCCGCTGTAGATTACAGGCGTGggtccaaaactttctccaatGCTTCAATTCAGTGGCTAGAGTGGAAGATGGACAGTGAGAACTTACAAATTGAGCACGCGCTAAACTCGGGCGAACGCAAAATCGGACCCTATTTTGTCGACGGATTCGCAGTAATCTCAGGTTTAGCCACCGTATTCTCTTTCAAAGGACACATTTCAGTCTGCTTGAAACACCGAGGGCAGGCATGA